In Romeriopsis navalis LEGE 11480, one DNA window encodes the following:
- a CDS encoding two-partner secretion domain-containing protein, with amino-acid sequence MKFLIFSLLGILLLPRIAWSQSVILPDDTLGAEQSQVNQSLDLIEGGVRRGQNLFHSFREFNISDGLSAYFIAPDLEIQNIFARVTGINRSEILGVLGTRANVNGTFQASPANLFFLNPNGILFGPNASLDVGGSFVTTTANAIQFGDQGSFSATNPTNTVPLLNIDPSAFLFNAINRQAAIVNQSSAQGTTLSREQPFSGLQVPNGQSLVLLGGDVQMAGGILQAPGGRVELGGLAGVGAIGLIENGNNLQLAFPGGVTFADVSLINNSRINTQAGGGGDIQINAQNIQIRNGSNIFSGIAEGLGSTNSKAGDINVQAQGLVTISNSSAIGSGVLGTGKGGNIKLIGRNVDISNASQVSSVSAGQGNAGDVSIQADDTISFSGRTENGTPSGILTSVVSGNLPGFPVLSGNGKGGNIHLQARSISLADGAIVSSSIFSLSAPVTGASQGQSGNISIEAGSLTVTDGAQLNASTFGEGNAGDVSITVRDDATFNGVSSSAGSAVAETAVGQGGTLALSAGSLTVTNGAQLNSSTFGEGDAGDVSITVRDDATFNGVGSNGFSSSAGSAVAETAVGQGGTLALSAGSLTVIDGAQLNSSTFGEGDAGDISITVRDDATFNGVGSNG; translated from the coding sequence ATGAAATTTTTAATATTCAGTCTTTTGGGGATTCTGCTATTGCCGAGGATTGCATGGTCACAGAGTGTGATTTTGCCTGATGATACTTTGGGGGCCGAGCAGTCACAAGTTAATCAATCTTTAGACTTAATTGAGGGTGGCGTACGGCGAGGCCAGAATCTATTTCATAGTTTTCGCGAGTTCAATATTAGTGATGGCCTTTCGGCTTATTTCATCGCACCCGATTTAGAGATACAGAATATTTTTGCGCGGGTTACTGGCATAAATCGCTCTGAGATTCTTGGTGTGTTGGGGACACGTGCTAATGTGAATGGAACCTTTCAAGCTTCCCCTGCTAACTTGTTTTTCCTGAATCCCAATGGCATCTTGTTTGGGCCGAATGCAAGTTTGGATGTAGGTGGCTCGTTTGTGACGACGACAGCAAATGCGATTCAGTTTGGCGATCAGGGTAGTTTTAGCGCGACGAATCCAACAAATACGGTACCGTTGCTCAACATTGATCCGTCGGCGTTTTTGTTCAACGCCATTAACCGTCAAGCAGCGATCGTGAATCAGTCCTCGGCGCAGGGAACTACTCTTTCAAGGGAACAACCCTTTTCCGGATTGCAAGTCCCCAATGGGCAAAGTTTGGTGCTGTTGGGTGGTGATGTGCAAATGGCAGGCGGGATTTTGCAGGCTCCCGGTGGGCGGGTGGAGTTGGGTGGGTTAGCTGGTGTTGGAGCGATTGGATTGATTGAAAACGGTAACAATCTACAGTTAGCTTTTCCTGGCGGAGTAACATTTGCAGATGTTTCACTGATCAATAACTCTCGCATCAATACGCAGGCCGGCGGGGGCGGCGATATACAAATCAATGCTCAAAATATTCAGATTCGTAATGGAAGTAATATTTTTTCAGGCATAGCTGAGGGGTTGGGAAGTACCAATAGTAAAGCTGGAGATATTAACGTTCAGGCTCAAGGATTAGTCACAATTTCTAACTCAAGTGCGATTGGAAGCGGTGTTCTAGGAACTGGGAAAGGTGGCAATATTAAGCTGATAGGACGTAATGTTGATATCAGCAATGCTTCCCAAGTTAGTAGTGTGAGTGCTGGGCAAGGAAATGCTGGTGACGTTTCCATTCAAGCAGATGACACTATTTCCTTTTCAGGAAGAACGGAAAATGGCACTCCTAGTGGCATATTGACCAGTGTTGTTTCTGGCAATCTACCGGGCTTCCCAGTCTTATCGGGTAATGGCAAAGGAGGGAATATTCATCTTCAAGCACGTTCGATTTCCTTGGCGGATGGTGCCATAGTATCCTCATCCATATTTTCACTATCCGCGCCTGTCACTGGAGCGTCTCAAGGTCAGTCAGGCAATATTTCCATTGAAGCAGGCTCCCTCACCGTCACCGATGGTGCACAACTGAATGCGAGTACATTTGGCGAGGGCAATGCCGGGGATGTCTCCATTACGGTGCGTGATGATGCCACCTTCAATGGGGTTTCGAGCAGTGCTGGGAGTGCAGTCGCGGAAACAGCAGTGGGTCAGGGCGGAACGCTTGCCCTCTCTGCGGGTAGCCTCACGGTCACCAATGGTGCACAACTGAATTCCAGTACATTTGGCGAGGGCGATGCCGGGGATGTCTCCATTACGGTGCGTGATGATGCCACCTTCAATGGTGTGGGCAGCAATGGGTTTTCAAGCTCTGCTGGGAGTGCAGTCGCGGAAACAGCAGTGGGTCAGGGCGGAACGCTTGCCCTCTCTGCGGGTAGTCTCACGGTCATCGATGGTGCACAACTGAATTCCAGTACATTTGGCGAGGGCGATGCCGGGGATATCTCCATTACGGTGCGTGATGATGCCACCTTCAATGGTGTGGGCAGCAATGG